Within Myxococcus xanthus, the genomic segment GCTGAAGAGCTTCGAGGGCGTGCCCTTCGCGGAGCAGGAGGCTCACCTGCGCCGCATCCTCTCCGTCCTTCCCGTGGCGCGCCTCAGCGTGGACAGGAGCGGCATCGGCATGAATCTCGCTGAAAACCTCGCCCGCGACTTCCCCCAGGTCGTGGAGGAGAACTTCACCAACGAGGCCAAGGAGCGCTGGGCGACTGACTTCAAGATTCTCCTCCAGCGCCGCGACGTCACCCTGCCGCGCCAGCGTGAGCTTGTCGGGCAGATTCACTCCATCAAGCGGCGCGTGCTCCCTTCCGGGAAGGTGTCCTTCGACGCCGAGCGCACCAACCGCGGGCACGCGGACAAGTTCTGGGCCGTCGCCCTGGCATGCCAGCGCGAGCGAGGACCCGAGCGCCGGGGTGGCACGGAGATTGGAGTGAGGGTGATTGGGTAATGAAGCTACACTATTGAGTATCCTCGCATTCGCCCAAGCGGTACACTACCAGCATAAGGCTGCAATGCCTCTACCCAATGCCACCTCTTGAAGGCGCCCATGAAACTATCCAAGCATGAAGCGAAAATGGTCTTCGAGCAAAGCACGGAAGCCAACATCCGCCATTTCGAAAAGCGGGCGGTCGCAATTATTGATTGGGATCCCGGCGCAGATACCCCTCCGAATGGCCTCGGCTCGGGCACTTGCATCACGATAGACAATCGATTCTTTATCGCCACTGCCGCACACGTCATAAACGGATGCACCCTCAATCAGTTGTTCTTAGTTCCAGGTGGCAACCAACGGGCGCCAAAACACTGGACCCCGCTCATTGGTCGCGGAAGTAGAGGAGGAGGCGACGACGACCCATACGATGTTGCTTGGCTTGAAGTCGCTCCAAGTGCAGTTGCCGATCTCAAAAAGGAGTTTGTCCCTCTTGAGCGGCTTTCCGTCGGCATCAACCATGCGCCTGACGACTGGGTCTTCTTCGTTGGGTATCCGACGGCACAAGTACCTCAGGAGCTCTTTGACCAAAAGCTCCTTCAAGTCCAACCGGTGGGATACCAGACCGAAACACTGGCACCAGCCAAGTGGCCTACGAACAAAACAACCAACCCGACAGTCGACATATACATCGACTACAATGACGACGCACTCCGCAAGTCACAGCCCGTCAAAATGATCCACCCCAAGGGCATGAGCGGGGGAGGTATTTGGTTGGCCAACCTGATACCTCACGAAGGCATTTGGAGCCCCGACAAGATGCAACTCATCGGCATAGAGCACGCATCCGACAATGGAAAGAGCTATGCACGAGGGACTCAACTACAACACTGGCTAAGGATGCTCAGAGAAGACCAGCCGTCATTAGCCGCCAGCATCGACCAACTATTCCCGACAATCTAAACAGATTTCAAGCCAACCTCTCTCGCCGACCCATGACGAACCACCAAGAGCAGAAACTCCACTCACTACGACATCACACACTTCCACCCACTCACAGCGGGAGCTATGGTTGATGCATGGACCAGCACAAAAGA encodes:
- a CDS encoding terminase yields the protein MEGRFTCRLLKSFEGVPFAEQEAHLRRILSVLPVARLSVDRSGIGMNLAENLARDFPQVVEENFTNEAKERWATDFKILLQRRDVTLPRQRELVGQIHSIKRRVLPSGKVSFDAERTNRGHADKFWAVALACQRERGPERRGGTEIGVRVIG